GCTGGTTTATTTGTTTTGGGTTTTAACAAATCAAACAAACAATGAGGAAGTGAGGTGACGCTGACATCTCTACTCCTAAGggagcagttggtagtctcgCTTTCAGGttttttttagtcccacctcccACGGTTTATTTTGGTACCTCCTCCCACCTCTGACTAAGACATCACAAACCGAAAAAACCTCCTCCTGAGGCCCGAACCCGCACCTATCCACATGCGACCCTCAAAAGACGTACGAAGGTTAACCTGCGACAAAAAAAACCTACGACGGTCAACCAGCGACGAGTCCTGTTCTCGAGCGAGGCCTCCCTTCGTGGCCGCCCTACATCCCTGCGCCGCCGCGCTTCAGTCGCTGCCCTCCATCCTCGCCGTCCTCCATCCTGGTCGAGGTCGCCGCCCCGCTTCACTCGCCGTCCTCCATCCGCGTCGATCCTGGACAAGGTCGCCGCGGCCCTCCATCACTTCGCCGCCGCGCTGAACACCTCGACGATCCGGCGCGGGTCCTGGATCAGGTCGCCGCCGCCCTCCATCACTTCGCCGCCGCGCTGAACTCCTCGCCCTTGATCCAGGATATCCGGCACCGATCCTGGACGAGGATAAGCGGACACGTCCAGGATCCGGCCAGAACACGTCCTGGATCCGAAAAATAGGTATACAAACCATCTCATACGTCAATCGCATCTCATACATCTCAAATGCCATACAATCGCATCTCATACATCTCACAGCCCATACATCCATCGCATGTCATACAGCCATGGCAAGTGCTTTCACAGGGATGGATCCGCCTGCGAGATTGATTTCTGTTCTACACAGTTTAGGTTTTTTTCCATGTTAAAACTAGACTCAAGTACACATGTTTACAGATGGCAATTGGCAAAAAAATTACCAAGGGGTATCCTGCATCCTGCACTTGTATAACTATGGCAAGAAAGAAAACACAAACCATACAGGACCCTAGAGTATGTTTCCACTTGTGCTGAGATGTAGAAGATGTAGATGAAAGTGCCATTGCAGTATTTATGTAGAATAAAATACAATTGCAGTATATGCTAGCAACAGGTTGCAGTATATATGTAGAACAATAACCCTTCCAGAATGTCATCAAATAACTACCATTTCTGTCTTCATGATTTTTGCCATTCAATAGTTGCATATGGGGAATTCAAAAAGCACGGTTGGCGAACATCAACCTGAAGATGACGTAACTACAGGTATGATGCACTCTACCATGTTTTCGTTTAGTTGCGAGACCTGAATATATGACAGTATGCATAATGTCTTCCAGGTCTTACAAGCGGGAGAAGTGATGCAGAACACAATGCGAGCATCATACCCGTAGCTGAAATTGTTGATAACGTCTACTCGACGGAATCAGGTATAATACTGTCCGGAGATTGGTTATAAATGTTGCTTCACGTCCATTTCTGAAAGTGGCAGAATGCATTATGTGTTGCAGTCCTTACGGGCGGGATAAATGTTGGAGACTACAATGCAAACTTCATACCCTTACATGCAGGTATAAGACTGTGTCAAGATTATTGCTGCTAATGTTTCGTGCATACCGTATATTTTGTTGATTGCTAAGATGTAGGGCGGGAACCTTCAAACGACGGGATTCCGCCGTATTCTGAGAATAATAAGGATGGTACGACTAAGCTACGAGATGATACTCAAGGTATTCACAGGCATGCTTATACAGCTTCCAAATCGACATCTCCCAGATGAGCTTAATGGGCTTTGTGGTTTTTACGCTTAACGTAATGCAGATGACAAAACTTCCGAGCAGCATGCAACAGTAGCTATATTTAATGAAGAAAAAAAACGTTGGCGAAACAAGGGAGTAGTTCAACGCACAGAGGCGTGAATCTTATCGGAAGAAAAAAGAGGAGGATATGGTCAGGTTACAAGAGTATAATCAGCCATCCCTTTCAAAGACTGGTAAGTATTTAAGCTTGATTTTGCTGACTACTCTTGGTTTTTTCTGACTACCTATAGTATGCAAATTAATCGTTATAGTAACCTGACTTCATAGATGTTCCCCGTGTTGGTTTCATAGATGTTGTATCAACATCGATACTTTTTTTGTTCTCTAACTCTCATACCTATTGTAAAAATGGTAGACCATAGGGATCTTATCAACGCGTGGAGGCGGGCATCTTATCGCACTAAGAAGTCAGATGGTTTTATAAACCATCTAGACGATGGGCCGATTGTTCACCGCCGTACCCAACCATAACTCATCGTAAGGTGGCCACCAAGCAATTAGACCAGGATGTCGTGAAGAAGTTAGTAGACATACTCAAAGAAAACCCGTACTCCCAGCAATTTAGGAGTTTGGGTGCACACAAGGACAACCTCGATGATTATAGGATAGACCTAAACACCGATAAGAGGCTTGACCAAAGAAGATATAATAGACCATTGTCATCTGAGGTCGCTGCAATTTGGGTTGAGGGCAACGACCTAGCAAAAAGGTTTGACCGGAGGATAACACTTTGTGGTAACAACAACGAAAGGCATAGTATACGTGTGACCTCCGGAGCATATGACCCGTTGTCTTATCCCCTATTCTATCCAAGGGGGGAGCTAGGTTGGCATCCAAAGCTACTTAAACGTAATGTAATGGAGGAGGTTGTACTACATTCTCAACTGGTccatgatgatgatgaggatgcaGGTATGCCGTCTGCGTCCCATTTTGCTACAAATAATATCTTATTTCTCGAATATATCCTCATTTTGATGGTACTCAATCATGTGCAAAGGGCAACAGCAGGTTGTGCGTCTCTGTCAGAGACTACTACTGTTACATGCTGCAGACACGGCCTGGAATCTTCAATCCCATACTCTGTGGAGCACGCCTCTTGCAGCAATGGGCGGTCGACATGTACGTCAAGATTGAAAGTTGACGGTTGAGGTGGTACAGGAAAAACCAGACGCAGATTCGTGCCGACTTGTATAAAGGAGTTGTTGATGCAATCACATCGGGGGAGACGCGAGCAAGCGCTGTTGGGGTAAGAATAGTGCTCCCTGGAACATACCCTGGTGGCAACCGCGACATGAAGAAGAGGCATATGGATGCCATGCCAATTGTCCATACATACGGGAAGCCTGACATCTTCTTGACCATGACTTGCAATCCTAAATGGGAAGAGATAACGAATGAGTTGCTGTCTGGTCAGACGGCGCAAGACCGACCTGATATTGTGGCTCGCGTGTTCTACGGCAAGCTAGAGGCTATGAAGGACATGTTGTTCAAGAAGCATATCCTGGGTGTTGTTGTCGCATATGTATACGTAGTCGAGTTCCAAAAAAGGGGCCTCCCCCACGCACATTTTTTGTTGATCATGGACTCTAAATATAAGCTTATCATCCCGGAGCAGTATGACCGACTCATTTCCACAGAGCTCCCAGACAAGCATAAGTATCCGGAATTGTATGCTATGGTGGTAAAACATATGATGCACGGACCATGCGGTGCTCTCAACCCGAAAAATGTTTGCATGCAAGAAAACAGATGCAAGTGCAGATACCCACGGCCGTTCAATGAAAACACATCACAGGGGAAGGACTCGTACCCAATTTATCGGCGTAGAGACGATGGAAGGCATGCTAAGGTCCGAGGGAAGATGTTGGACAACAGATGGGTTGTGCCTTATAACCCATACCTGCTGCGGATGTTCAATTGCCACATCAACGTTGAGGTCTGCTCCAGCATAAAGGCCGTCAAATATCTTTACAAGTACATTTACAAGGGCCATGATAAGGCTTCTTTCAGCATCGACCATCCCGACGCCGATGGTAACATTGATGAGATCAAGAGATACGTTGATGCAAGGTGGATCACCCCTCCGGAGGCTATGTGGAGGATATTTGGCTTTCCACTTTGCGCCAATTACCCACCTGTCTTGCAGTTGCCTCTTCATCTCCCGAATATGCACAGGGTCGCATTCAATGCGCAGGTTGACTTGAAGAATGTTGTCGCCTCCGAAAATAATTCAAAATCCATGTTAACGGAGTATTTCAAGGCTAACCAGGAACACCCTCGGGCTAGGCATATATTGTACAAGGATTTTCCCGGAAGCTTCACGTGGCAGAAGAAAAAGAAGTTTTGGAAGCCGCGGGTCGAGCGTTTTCAAATAGGTCGCATCGTGTCTGCCAATCCTGCCAAGGGTGACCGATACTACCTGCGTGTGTTGCTAAACCATGTTACGGGCAAAACATCCTTCGACGACTTGCTCACCGTGGACGGCGTTCTATGTGGGAGCTTTAGAGAAGCTGCTGAAAGGTTGGGACTCATCGAGGCAGACAACACGCTCGACAACTGTCTTACTGAGGCTGAGCAGTGGGAGATGCCATGTTCTCTTAGGAGGCTCTTCGCAACCATCTTGGTGCACTGCGAGCCAAGCGACGTGTGTGGTTTATGGGATAGGCACCTCGATCCTATGTTAGATGACTATCGTCGATCACGCACGTCCCCTATCGAGGTGGAGCAGATGGTGTTGCTTGACATTAGGGGTATGTTGCAGTCCATGGGTAAAGACATTGTTGATTTCGCTCTTCCAAGCATAGATGATGCGTTTGACCCAACCGAGGGTGAGGCAAGAGAGGTCATCGAGGAATCAACTGTTGAGTTTGACGTGGATGATACTAAATTGGCATCTTCCCTGAACTTGGAGCAGAGGGCCGCATACGACGAGATACTAGCGGCTGTTGAACGCGGTGATGGGGGTGTATTCTTTGTTGATGGCCCTGGAGGTACAGGGAAGACCTTTCTATACAGGGCGATGCTTGCCAAGGTGAGGAGCGATGGCAATATTGgtatcgctaccgcgacgtcgggCGTCGCCGCTTCTATCATGCCTGGCGGCAGGACTGCCCACTCGAGGTTCAAGATCCCATTGAGTTGCGATGATGGAGCCTCGTGCAGCTTCACGAAGCAGAGTGGGACCGCCAAGCTGCTTAGGATGGCCTCATTGATAATATGGGACGAGACCAGCATGACGAAACGACAAGCGGTCGAGGCATTGGACAATAGCATGCGCGACATCATGGGAATACGCGACCGACCCTTTGGAGGAAAGACTGTTGTTTTGTGCGGGGACTTTAGGCAGGTGCTTCCGGTCGTCAGAAGGAGGTCGCGGGGCCAGATAATTGATGCAACCCTACGAAGTTCTCATCTATGGAAGGGTATGCGGCAGCTTCGGCTCATCACCAACATGAGGGCTCATAATGACACGTGGTTTGCAAATTACTTGCTAAGGGTCGGCAATGGCACTGAGGAAGTCGACGATCAAGGCAACATACTACTCCCTGAAGACATTTGTCTGCCGTCTACAGGCAAggttgacgacctggagaagctTATTCACCACGTGTTTCCGAGTCTAGATGACAACATGTCTGATTCAAATTACATGACATCTCGAGCAATCCTTTCCACGACAAACGACAATGTCGACAAGATAAACATCCGCATGATAGAGCGTTTTCAGGGAGATGAAGTAATATACCATAGCTTTGACAGTGCGGAGGACGACCCATATGGCTACTACGCTCAGGAGTTTCTGAATGGATTGACTCCTAACGGTCTTACTCCGCATGTACTCAAGCTAAAGCTGAACTGCCCTGTCATACTTCTAAGGAACATTGATCCAGCAAATGGATTGTGTAACGGCACTAGGCTTGTTGTTCGAGGTTTTGAGAGGAACACCATTGATGCAGAAATCGTGATTGGACAACACGCTGGCAGGAGGGTCTTCCTTCCTCGAATACCTCTCTGCCCATCTGAAAACGACATGTTTCCGTTCAAGTTTAAGAGGAAGCAATTTCCTATAAGGCTTAGCTTTGCTATGACCATTAACAAGGCCCAAGGGCAGACAATCCCGATTGTTGGTGTCTACCTACCCAATCCCGTGTTCTCTCATGGTCAACTCTATGTTGCTTTGTCTCGAGCCACCGCAAAGAGAAACATAAAGATACTCATTCAGAAGGAGAAGCCGAAGGAGAAGTCCAACAAGCAAAAGGACAATCCAAATAAGCGAAAAAGACCGACCGTGTAATTACTAACCTCGATGAAGAACATCGTCTACAAGGAAGTCCTTACAGGCTGAAGTCCGGTCTTAATAGACCGGCAGGTTATGTAATGACACAACATTTACTCTTGTGATGGTCAAGATTTATTGTAATTCGTTTTTTTACATATATCTTTTTTATTTGGTATTTTGATAGTTGGAGGTATACTCCATTTAGTTGAGCTACTAACTGCATTTCAATAATCAGCCGTCATGTTGGCACCATTATCGCTGTTATATCTTTTCTAGTATCGCAATGTTTCTGGCAGTGTACATGTCACCCACCGTAGTATTTCATGTGTAATATGTGATTCAGATATAATGATTGGCCTGAAAAATACCTGGAACATGCAATGAAACTTTTGTGTTACGGCAAGTGATCATATCCATTGTTATTATTTTGATATTTTGATAATATGGTTGAATGTAAATTTATTGGCGTCCTTATTATCCCTGTATTATTCTGATAGGTCAGAAGTATAGGATTATGATTGGTCTGAATTATAAGACCAACACACGCAGAAGGGAAGTTTGTGTAGCTTTTCAAGATATATTTTGCATATGTACATCTAATAAATAATAAAATGGTAGCCTGCGTACTTGCAAATATGTTCAAATGCCCGTGCGACTCTGGAGAATGTGACAATGCACGTGTCTGATCGCTGAAGTGTGCAATCTTTGGAAAAAAGATTGATTACTTGTACTTTCACGCGTCTGAACTAATTATTTATCAGTTCAGTTCAagtttcatttttattttttgcatTGGTTCATGTACCTTCATGAGTTTACTGCGGATCTGAAAGAGTTCTAACCTAAAAAATTGTACAAGGCTGCATTAATCTAGGACCTGGCGAGGATTGGTTCAGAGAGCAAGCATCGTTCTGCAGTATCTTAAGGACGCTGGTTGGGCTGAGGGTGGTCGACTTATAGGTTGCACCCAGCCAAGACGATTGGCTGTGCAGGTATCAACTGTTTAAATGTTCATCAAAATGTGTATCCTTCTCTAGATGCCATGTAATACTAGGTTTCTCTTTTTACCTTCTGATCAGAGCATGCACCAGATTATTCTTTTGGGTACGTCCCTAGCAACTAGCATGGCGAGTAAGGATCTTAGCTAATTATCTAGAGCAAGCTTCTGTATTACTTATGGATATTCTGGTGCAACATGAATCAAACCCGGGCAACATGAATCTAAGAAATAAATTATTAGAGATAGATAACTCCTAAAAGATAAGCTTGGAGGACTTTCGCAGAGCTCCCAGCCACGAAGATTTATCCAGCTTCCCCTTTGTGACCTAGCCGTTTGTGACAGGGTTGCCATGTGGTAGTGGCCATAGTGCCCAAAAGTGTGTCTGTAACAGGAGACTTCATCCTGCAAAATTATTCATGTGCTCCGGCAGTGATTTCTGACATCCTATACGGAGCAGTCAGCTGATAGAACCATATCTGTACTAATTAGAAGATGGTAGCTCAACATTTTGTTTACTGCATTGGTATTACTAATTTCCATATGTTTGAATTTTTTTACAAGGTAGGGGTTGCGTTCTATTTTACATTTGTTGTCAATGTATTTTTTATGTAATACTATGTCACTACTATATAACACTGATTTTTAGCGTAGATATCCATGAAGCCAGCCTCATGACACTTGACGAAACACGTGCGTACGTCAATGGTGTTGTTCAAGCTAGGAACAATGGAGGCTAGAAGTATCTGTGT
The Aegilops tauschii subsp. strangulata cultivar AL8/78 chromosome 3, Aet v6.0, whole genome shotgun sequence genome window above contains:
- the LOC109768355 gene encoding uncharacterized protein → MLDNRWVVPYNPYLLRMFNCHINVEVCSSIKAVKYLYKYIYKGHDKASFSIDHPDADGNIDEIKRYVDARWITPPEAMWRIFGFPLCANYPPVLQLPLHLPNMHRVAFNAQVDLKNVVASENNSKSMLTEYFKANQEHPRARHILYKDFPGSFTWQKKKKFWKPRVERFQIGRIVSANPAKGDRYYLRVLLNHVTGKTSFDDLLTVDGVLCGSFREAAERLGLIEADNTLDNCLTEAEQWEMPCSLRRLFATILVHCEPSDVCGLWDRHLDPMLDDYRRSRTSPIEVEQMVLLDIRGMLQSMGKDIVDFALPSIDDAFDPTEGEAREVIEESTVEFDVDDTKLASSLNLEQRAAYDEILAAVERGDGGVFFVDGPGGTGKTFLYRAMLAKVRSDGNIGIATATSGVAASIMPGGRTAHSRFKIPLSCDDGASCSFTKQSGTAKLLRMASLIIWDETSMTKRQAVEALDNSMRDIMGIRDRPFGGKTVVLCGDFRQVLPVVRRRSRGQIIDATLRSSHLWKGMRQLRLITNMRAHNDTWFANYLLRVGNGTEEVDDQGNILLPEDICLPSTGKVDDLEKLIHHVFPSLDDNMSDSNYMTSRAILSTTNDNVDKINIRMIERFQGDEVIYHSFDSAEDDPYGYYAQEFLNGLTPNGLTPHVLKLKLNCPVILLRNIDPANGLCNGTRLVVRGFERNTIDAEIVIGQHAGRRVFLPRIPLCPSENDMFPFKFKRKQFPIRLSFAMTINKAQGQTIPIVGVYLPNPVFSHGQLYVALSRATAKRNIKILIQKEKPKEKSNKQKDNPNKRKRPTV